One genomic segment of Chitinophaga sancti includes these proteins:
- a CDS encoding DJ-1/PfpI family protein — translation MKMIFLIVSFLMGAVALYAQTPVVKVAVLLYPGVELQDFAGPADVFTKAGEITGGAYQLYTVSMKQEPVYTEGHVGIQADYPIRRMPKTDVLVIPGASMVTIDSLRKDSAMLSLLRQYQDSVSIVMSVCTGAYLLAAAGLLDHQEATTHFFVADDFAKAFPGITLVRDVRYVDEGNILTTAGVTSGIDGALHLVERYSGDRIAGMVARGMQYTPHREEAWPQAPTGMNLKGDADVICGMIAIDKNVYAEYKGKRYYFCSETCKKAFLKHPGRYVPGS, via the coding sequence ATGAAAATGATTTTTTTAATCGTCTCCTTTTTAATGGGAGCGGTAGCGCTATATGCGCAAACGCCGGTTGTAAAAGTGGCGGTATTGTTATACCCGGGAGTGGAACTACAGGACTTTGCAGGCCCGGCAGATGTATTTACAAAAGCAGGGGAAATAACAGGTGGAGCCTACCAGTTATATACCGTATCAATGAAACAGGAACCGGTGTATACAGAAGGGCATGTGGGTATACAAGCAGATTACCCCATCCGGCGGATGCCAAAGACGGATGTCCTGGTGATTCCCGGTGCATCGATGGTCACGATTGATTCGCTTAGAAAGGATAGTGCAATGCTATCGCTGCTCAGGCAATACCAGGACAGTGTTTCTATAGTGATGTCTGTATGTACCGGTGCTTATTTGCTCGCGGCGGCTGGCTTGCTGGATCATCAGGAAGCCACGACCCACTTCTTTGTGGCGGATGATTTTGCAAAGGCATTCCCTGGCATCACCTTGGTCAGAGACGTCCGCTATGTAGATGAAGGGAATATCCTGACCACTGCTGGAGTGACTTCCGGAATAGATGGTGCCCTGCACCTGGTAGAGCGCTATAGCGGAGACCGCATTGCAGGCATGGTGGCAAGGGGCATGCAGTATACCCCGCATAGGGAAGAAGCCTGGCCACAGGCCCCTACGGGTATGAACCTGAAAGGGGATGCGGATGTAATATGCGGGATGATAGCAATAGATAAAAATGTATATGCTGAGTACAAGGGGAAGAGGTATTATTTCTGTTCTGAAACCTGCAAAAAAGCCTTTCTGAAGCATCCGGGAAGGTATGTACCAGGGTCGTAG
- a CDS encoding cation-translocating P-type ATPase, whose translation MKYHLSDLIRIAGAALALGLSLSGFLPYIIIPVAATLICGYPMFKEAFDAIRERHMTMELSMSIAVMATLLVGQYTTGLVITLFVLIAELLEHLIVDRGRDALTGLAALMPQTAKDLQPGDTVVVKPGSHIPVDGIVLKGNSFVNQAAITGESLPVEKSLNSEVLAGTINQDGVLEIIATSVGKDTVFGRIIGVMESIRTTQSPIEKTADKLAARLVYFALGGAVITYLITHNINATISALVVTGACGVAAGTPLAILAGIGRAAREGVVIKGGVYLEQLAQADTVILDKTGTLTLNQAVVTDITSFDGIGRNMLLTLLSTGEQHSDHPLAGAIMDAAKKEAILPVDYDTYNYLPGKGLEFSRQNTRYLIGNAGLFAENNIDLHVAQQWLDTARQNGESTVLISNDQHILGGARIIDVIRSEAREAISDLHDHHLRTILLSGDNAASVAGTGKSLRVDEAIGNLLPADKLGYISSLKSRGHKVIMVGDGINDAPALMEANVGIAMGTSSHVAFESADMVLTNNDLRKVATAITIARKCMNVIQFNFWGTIIVDAIGIVLAFLGYLSPMTAAMIHVGSELIFILNAARLFRKG comes from the coding sequence ATGAAATATCATTTATCCGATCTGATCCGGATAGCAGGCGCCGCCCTGGCGCTGGGACTATCCCTGTCCGGTTTTTTGCCGTACATCATTATCCCTGTTGCAGCCACCCTGATTTGTGGTTATCCTATGTTTAAAGAGGCTTTTGACGCTATCAGGGAGCGTCATATGACCATGGAACTCTCGATGTCGATAGCCGTAATGGCCACGTTGCTGGTAGGGCAGTATACAACAGGGTTGGTTATTACGCTATTTGTTCTCATTGCCGAATTACTGGAACACCTGATCGTAGATCGTGGCCGCGATGCATTAACGGGGTTGGCTGCATTGATGCCACAAACCGCTAAGGACCTGCAACCCGGGGATACGGTTGTTGTAAAACCCGGGTCACATATCCCGGTGGATGGTATTGTGCTCAAAGGGAACAGCTTTGTAAACCAGGCCGCTATTACAGGAGAATCGTTGCCGGTAGAAAAAAGCCTCAATAGCGAAGTATTGGCAGGCACCATCAACCAGGATGGCGTACTGGAGATCATTGCAACCAGTGTAGGGAAAGATACCGTTTTTGGCCGGATTATAGGCGTGATGGAATCAATCCGGACCACGCAGTCCCCCATCGAAAAAACGGCTGATAAACTGGCTGCAAGACTCGTGTATTTTGCCCTCGGGGGTGCGGTGATCACCTACCTCATTACGCATAATATAAATGCTACCATCTCCGCGCTTGTAGTGACCGGTGCCTGTGGTGTGGCAGCTGGTACGCCACTCGCAATCTTAGCAGGCATTGGTCGTGCGGCCCGCGAAGGTGTAGTCATAAAAGGGGGCGTTTATTTAGAACAACTGGCGCAGGCAGATACCGTAATCTTAGACAAGACAGGCACATTAACATTGAATCAAGCTGTAGTTACAGACATTACAAGCTTTGACGGCATTGGCCGGAACATGCTTCTGACCTTGCTTTCCACTGGCGAGCAGCATTCCGATCACCCATTGGCCGGGGCTATCATGGATGCTGCAAAGAAGGAAGCTATCCTGCCGGTTGACTATGATACCTATAATTACCTCCCTGGAAAAGGGCTAGAATTTTCCCGGCAAAATACCAGGTACCTGATCGGGAATGCAGGTCTTTTTGCTGAAAACAATATCGACTTACACGTTGCACAACAATGGTTGGATACAGCCCGTCAAAACGGTGAATCAACTGTTTTAATCAGTAATGATCAACATATTTTAGGTGGCGCCCGAATCATCGACGTGATTCGTTCCGAAGCGCGCGAGGCCATTTCAGACCTGCATGATCATCACTTAAGAACCATTTTATTGTCCGGCGATAATGCTGCCAGTGTGGCGGGTACCGGTAAAAGTCTGCGCGTGGACGAAGCCATTGGCAACCTGCTGCCTGCAGATAAATTAGGGTACATTTCCAGTCTGAAATCCCGTGGCCACAAAGTAATTATGGTCGGCGATGGTATCAACGATGCGCCAGCCCTTATGGAAGCCAATGTAGGCATTGCCATGGGTACCAGTTCCCATGTGGCTTTCGAAAGTGCAGACATGGTGCTCACGAACAATGACTTACGAAAAGTAGCGACCGCTATTACGATTGCCAGGAAATGCATGAATGTGATTCAGTTTAATTTCTGGGGCACCATCATTGTAGATGCTATCGGCATTGTACTGGCTTTCCTGGGGTATTTGAGTCCCATGACAGCCGCAATGATCCATGTAGGTTCTGAATTGATTTTTATTCTGAATGCTGCCCGGTTATTTAGAAAAGGGTAA
- a CDS encoding helix-turn-helix transcriptional regulator, with the protein MKKLRQFDALVIEAFVKEQFHQPSHSQNYYEIVYIFTGSGRHYLNNNVVDYRANDWFLISPEDTHYLEIKRKTHFGVIKFTDSYFSERRSLMPNALLKFQPEMMMRNKAFKEMRLNMDNLSRINLLRTIKTLIDSKDSKEVLSSPFIFYQVLSLFALFQQQWGDLNTPYSWNNDKQALISFIHQHIYEPEKIQVKQLSQTFNISQNYFGKYFKNNYGISFREYIDNYRIKLIEGRVAAGLTLRQIADEFGFTDESHLSNYFKKRTATTFRTYKKDHSS; encoded by the coding sequence ATGAAGAAACTTCGGCAGTTTGACGCTTTAGTGATCGAGGCGTTTGTCAAGGAACAATTTCACCAACCCTCCCATTCTCAGAACTATTATGAGATTGTATACATCTTTACTGGCAGTGGCAGGCATTACCTGAATAACAACGTCGTGGATTACCGGGCCAATGACTGGTTCCTCATCTCTCCTGAAGACACCCATTACCTGGAAATAAAGCGAAAAACGCATTTTGGGGTCATAAAATTCACAGATAGTTATTTTAGTGAAAGGCGTTCGCTCATGCCAAATGCACTCCTTAAATTCCAGCCTGAAATGATGATGCGGAACAAGGCATTTAAGGAAATGCGTTTAAACATGGATAACCTTTCCCGAATCAATTTACTCAGAACCATCAAAACCCTCATCGATTCCAAAGACAGCAAAGAAGTGCTCTCCTCCCCTTTCATCTTCTACCAGGTGCTCTCACTCTTCGCCCTCTTCCAGCAACAATGGGGAGACCTGAATACACCCTATAGCTGGAACAATGACAAACAGGCTTTGATATCCTTCATTCACCAACACATCTATGAACCAGAAAAGATCCAGGTAAAACAACTGTCCCAAACCTTCAACATCTCTCAAAACTACTTCGGCAAGTACTTTAAAAACAACTATGGCATCTCTTTCAGAGAATACATTGACAACTACCGGATAAAACTCATTGAAGGCCGCGTTGCAGCCGGTCTTACCCTCCGGCAAATCGCCGACGAATTTGGCTTTACCGACGAAAGTCACCTCTCCAATTATTTCAAAAAAAGAACTGCCACCACCTTTCGCACCTATAAAAAGGACCATTCATCTTAA
- a CDS encoding AEC family transporter: MDNFILIAVCMLAGMLMQRAKLLPADAHKGINTWLLYLALPAVSLKYIPTIQWSLSMLFPLASTVIVWAGSHLFTALYSKHKRYGQRSRSTLELASGYSNTSFIGFPLIIAYFGEQYLSIAIICDQVLFILLSTVGIITAIKGDRKSGTAIEAKMILKKLFTFPPFIGCITALTLPHFVNLAAVEPLFGKLAATVAPLALFSIGMQLRFNGWEKQRGQLSMVLLYKLLIAPLLVLAAAIITGVWGNVAKISIFEASMPTFITASVVAEQFNLNFRLVNLIIGIGILLGLMSTFMWANILQYVYG, translated from the coding sequence ATGGATAATTTTATATTAATCGCTGTCTGCATGCTGGCAGGCATGTTGATGCAAAGGGCTAAATTATTACCTGCAGACGCCCATAAAGGAATCAATACCTGGTTACTGTACCTCGCATTGCCCGCAGTCTCGCTAAAATATATTCCTACTATACAGTGGTCGCTGTCCATGTTGTTTCCGTTGGCCTCGACGGTGATTGTGTGGGCGGGGAGTCATTTATTTACAGCGTTATATTCGAAGCATAAGCGATATGGGCAGCGGTCCAGGAGCACGCTGGAACTGGCCAGTGGGTATAGTAATACGTCTTTTATCGGGTTTCCGCTGATCATCGCTTATTTTGGAGAGCAGTACCTGAGCATCGCTATTATCTGCGACCAGGTGTTGTTTATACTATTGTCTACAGTTGGGATTATTACGGCTATAAAGGGAGATCGTAAGTCAGGAACAGCGATAGAGGCCAAAATGATCCTGAAGAAACTGTTTACATTTCCACCTTTTATAGGTTGTATTACAGCGCTGACATTACCGCATTTTGTGAACCTGGCGGCGGTAGAACCATTGTTTGGAAAACTGGCGGCTACGGTGGCGCCGCTGGCCTTGTTCTCTATTGGGATGCAGTTGCGGTTTAATGGTTGGGAAAAACAGCGGGGACAGTTGTCAATGGTGTTGTTGTATAAGTTGCTGATAGCACCTTTGCTGGTACTGGCGGCGGCCATTATTACAGGGGTATGGGGTAATGTGGCGAAGATCAGCATTTTTGAAGCGAGTATGCCTACGTTCATTACGGCCAGCGTGGTAGCGGAGCAGTTTAACCTTAATTTCCGGCTGGTCAACCTCATTATTGGGATAGGGATACTACTGGGTCTCATGTCGACGTTTATGTGGGCGAATATCCTGCAGTATGTATACGGTTGA
- a CDS encoding AraC family transcriptional regulator, which produces MIKSDFALAIKEYFADHTPMHRHDCFEIIFIRDGRGMHLINDNQFPYGKGDLFLLNPADKHAFLAASRSSFVIIDFTAALFGRNSPIGYDKPELSHYFRQLEYIFQHAGHFKGFIGLNEADREFSGALIQRIVTEWEQNGIFREVVLQNLVFLLLNIIARYAQQPVTSEIPVQVESAGYEMTQFIQHNIYDNEKISLNGIAAHFNLSKDYIGAYFNKKTGKTIRQFILDYKLELAKSRLRYSSLSISQIAEELGFTDESHLNKLFKRQEGLTAGQFRKTSLSNGLRSNTSIIDQF; this is translated from the coding sequence ATGATTAAAAGTGACTTTGCCCTGGCCATTAAGGAGTATTTTGCAGATCATACCCCTATGCACAGGCATGACTGTTTTGAGATCATCTTTATAAGGGATGGTCGAGGTATGCATTTAATCAATGATAATCAGTTCCCTTATGGCAAGGGTGACCTGTTCCTCCTCAACCCTGCAGACAAACACGCGTTTCTTGCCGCCAGCAGGTCTTCTTTCGTAATTATCGATTTTACGGCAGCGTTATTCGGACGCAATTCTCCTATCGGATACGACAAACCGGAACTGAGTCATTACTTCCGCCAGCTGGAATATATTTTTCAACACGCCGGACATTTTAAAGGGTTCATCGGGTTAAATGAAGCTGACAGGGAATTTTCCGGTGCACTCATCCAAAGGATTGTGACAGAATGGGAGCAAAATGGCATTTTCAGGGAAGTCGTGCTCCAAAATCTTGTTTTTTTACTGTTAAATATCATCGCACGCTATGCCCAACAACCTGTAACAAGTGAAATCCCTGTACAGGTAGAATCGGCCGGCTATGAAATGACCCAGTTTATTCAACATAATATATATGACAACGAGAAGATCAGCCTGAATGGCATAGCTGCCCATTTCAATCTTTCGAAAGATTACATCGGTGCCTATTTTAATAAAAAGACAGGCAAAACCATCCGGCAGTTTATACTGGATTATAAACTGGAACTGGCCAAGAGCCGCCTTAGGTATAGCAGCCTGTCTATTTCCCAGATTGCAGAGGAATTAGGCTTTACAGACGAAAGTCATTTAAATAAATTGTTTAAACGACAGGAAGGCCTGACAGCGGGACAGTTCAGGAAGACATCCCTGAGCAATGGTTTAAGATCAAATACCTCCATCATTGATCAGTTTTAA
- a CDS encoding helix-turn-helix domain-containing protein gives MATSFKAVHYQVNNEAPVRRDFYRIWLILQKGVLQQENGIEKVQQPALIFLPPSVACSFEPAGRQRNGYWCIFTKELMDDHTQRLFQTTTQIFYPEDQVLKKIRFYFDQLVQAYHSDDVHRFFSACKLIGLLMYEASLLQVQNAADRLKTRFINLLEKQYPVVAPGTPVRLRKPADFAGELGVHVNHLNAVIQQTTGKTTGQIIAERMVSESVALLRYSDWSVGDIAYSLGFEYANHFTAFFKKHTGDTPGAMRK, from the coding sequence ATGGCTACTTCTTTCAAAGCAGTTCATTATCAAGTGAATAATGAAGCGCCTGTGCGCCGGGATTTTTATAGAATATGGCTGATCTTACAAAAGGGGGTATTACAGCAGGAAAATGGAATTGAAAAGGTCCAACAACCTGCGTTGATATTTTTACCTCCTTCGGTGGCTTGTAGTTTTGAGCCGGCAGGGAGACAGCGCAACGGGTATTGGTGCATATTTACAAAGGAGTTGATGGATGATCATACCCAGCGATTGTTTCAAACAACTACTCAAATTTTTTATCCTGAAGACCAGGTATTAAAGAAAATTCGTTTTTACTTCGATCAATTAGTACAGGCGTATCATTCAGATGATGTGCATAGATTTTTCAGTGCGTGTAAACTGATTGGATTACTCATGTATGAGGCCAGTTTATTGCAGGTACAAAATGCTGCTGACAGACTGAAAACCCGGTTTATAAATCTGCTTGAAAAACAATATCCTGTTGTTGCCCCTGGCACGCCTGTGAGGTTGAGAAAACCTGCAGATTTTGCGGGGGAATTAGGCGTGCATGTGAATCATTTGAATGCAGTCATACAGCAAACGACGGGCAAAACCACCGGGCAAATAATAGCGGAGCGGATGGTAAGTGAAAGCGTGGCATTGTTGCGATATTCTGATTGGTCGGTAGGAGATATTGCGTATAGTCTTGGTTTTGAATATGCTAATCATTTTACAGCCTTCTTTAAAAAGCATACAGGAGATACACCCGGGGCAATGAGGAAATAA